Genomic window (Ignavibacteria bacterium):
GAAACTCCGTCGTATGTATCTTTCAAATAAACATTCGCACGCGGAAGTGGCTGATCGTCGGAGTCTTTTATCACTCCGGAAATTTTTGTCTGCCCATAACTGAATGATGAAATAACAAAAAGAATTAAGCACGTAATTATATGTTTCATGATTCTATCCAATATGAAAAAATCTTTTACGCAAACATAAATCAAAGGTTATTTACACTCAAAGTGTAATAGGTGAAGATACGGATTTTATCGGTGAAATAAGATTTTATTGAAATCAATGGTATGAACCTCGGGGCAAGCCCCGAACCCAGTTCCGCCGCAAGCGGCAGGGAATTTGACCCACCCTTCTCGTCCGCCGAAGCGGAACGCGTAGGCGGATTAAACGAATGTTAATTCCGTGCGTCTTGCTATACTTTATGAAATGATATGTCGCCCCTGTGGGGCTTCTTGCATTCAGCTTTTTTGAGTTTCTTTAGATATTCCACTCCTAACGGAACTGAAAATTCCATTGGGAATAAATATTTACTAGAAGAAAGAATCTTCTGTCTCAATGGGACTTGTTGCAGTCGGATAGTTCGGTTGTCTTTAGATATTCCGCTCCTAACGGAGCTGAAATTTCATT
Coding sequences:
- a CDS encoding carboxypeptidase regulatory-like domain-containing protein is translated as MKHIITCLILFVISSFSYGQTKISGVIKDSDDQPLPRANVYLKDTYDGVS